The Pseudodesulfovibrio sp. JC047 genome includes the window GACACCGTTGCGCCTGATTACTTTGCACTTGGAACACATTTTCTTAACAGAAGGTCTTACTTTCATGACCATCTCCATTGTCTGAATACAATAATGCCTATGCCCCCTATTGGGGGTGGCCTTTTAAACGAAGCTGTGTTTACTACAGCGTTTTACGACAATAAGCAAGTCCGAATTGTCTCATCTCCATGAAGACTAATCGGTCGAGCTCAATATCCTTGGTCCATCGGAGGTGACAGCAATCGTATGCTCAAAGTGAGCGGACAGTTTCCTGTCCTTGGTCACCGCTGTCCATTGATCCTCGAGAACTTCAACTTCATAACTCCCAAGCGTGACCATCGGCTCAATGGCAAGCACCATTCCGGCTTTAAGAGGAACGCCGGACATGCCCTTGGGAACAAAGTTGGGGATCTCAGGCTTCTCATGAAGATGACTGCCGATCCCGTGTCCTACAAAACGACGGACTATACCAAAACCAAACCCTTCGACGTATGACTGGACTGCCGCGGAGATGTCATACAGGTTGTTTCCAGGAATGGCTTTTTCAATACCCTTATAAAGAGACTTTTTGGTTACGTCCATAAGCTTTTTTGCTTCGTCCGAAACCTGTCCCACTGCGAAGGTCCGAGCGGAATCTCCGTAGAATCCTTTGAACACGACACCCATGTCAACGCTGACAATGTCCCCTTCATTCAGGATACGCTCCTTGGAAGGAAAGCCGTGAACAATCTCTTCATTCACAGAACAACACAGGGCAAAAGGGAATCCCTGATACCCCAGAAATGCCGGACGCACGTCATATTGATCGCACATAGAACGGCATATATCCTCTAGAAACATGGTTGAGATGCCAGGTTTGACGTTCTCTCCCAGTTCATCAAGGATAGTGGAAACAATGCGATTGGCCTCACGCATGAGGCCAATCTCTTTATCGTTTTTGAGGAAAACACCTCTGAACTTTTTCAAAGCTAATGCCTGCCCTTCAATTTACCAGCCTTGCCCATCAAACCTTCGTACTGACGAGAGATCAGATAAGACTCGACCTGCCCCATGAAATCCATGGCTACGCCAACCACAATCAACAGGGATGTTCCGCCGAAATAAAACGGCACGCTGAACTTGCTGATCAGGACCATTGGCAGCACGCAGACCGCGGACACATAAAACGCTCCCCACAATGTAATACGGGACAGCACTCTGTCAATGTATTCGCGAGTACGGTTCCCCGGACGAATGCCCGGGATAAAACCGCCCTGCTTCTGAATATTCTCGGCAATTCCCTTGGGATCAAACATGATCGCCGTGTAGAAATAGCAGAAGAATATGATTATTCCAATGAACAACAAGTTGTAGACAATGGAAGTTGGGCTCATGAAGGCTGCAAAATCTTGCAGGAACTCGTTATTGGAGAACTGTGCAAGCGTTGCAGGGAACATCAGTATGGATGAAGCAAAGATCGGAGGAATAACACCAGCGGTGTTGATCTTCAACGGCAGATGCGTTGTCTGCCCACCGAACATGCGACGTCCTTGCTGACGTTTGGCATAGTGAATCGGAATCCTGCGCTGCCCTCTTTCCATAAACACGATGAAAGCCAAAGTGACGATCATCACGAGTATCAGAAAGAGCAGAATGAACAGGGTGATTTCACCGACGGTCATCAACTGGATAGTATTAATCACTGCGGCCGGAAGACCCGCGATAATACCAGCGTAAATGATCAGGGAGATACCGTTTCCGATTCCCTTTTCAGTCATTTGCTCACCCAGCCACATCAGGAATACGGTCCCAGCAGTCAGCGTCAAGATGGTAATCAACTTGAAACTGATGCCGGAGAACAGCACCATGGGCGCGCCCGTGGGGCTACTCATCGACTCAAGACCAGTGGCAATGGCAAAGCCCTGCACGATGGTGATGAGTACGGTCCCGTACCTGGTGTACTGGGTTATTTTTTTCCGTCCGGCCTCGCCTTCCTCCTTTTGGAGGCGCTTCAGCTCGGGCGACACGACGGTCAGGAGCTGAAGAATAATCGACGCCGAAATGTAGGGCATGATGCCCAGTGCGAAGATGGACATATTGGACAGTCCACCGCCCGAGAACATATCGAATATCCCGAAGAGGGTGTTCTGCGCCTGGGCGAAAAACTCCGTCAGAGCCGCACTGTCAACGCCGGGAATAGGTATATGAATGCCCATCCGGTAGACAGCAAGCAGTGCGAACGTCCAGAGCAGCTTTTTACGCAGCTCTGGCAATCGGGCAATATTATCAACTCCTGACATCGTATCAATACCCTTCGAGTAGAGTGTTAAGCTTCAATGGCCTTGGCGGTACCGCCGGCCTTGGCAATTTTCTCGGCTGCAGACGCACTGAAGCGATGAGCTTCAATGGTCACGGCCTGAGCAACATCACCAGTCCCGAGCACTTTGACCGGGGCGTTGTTCTTGACAACACCACGTTCAT containing:
- the rpmJ gene encoding 50S ribosomal protein L36 produces the protein MKVRPSVKKMCSKCKVIRRNGVLRVICENPRHKQRQG
- the map gene encoding type I methionyl aminopeptidase, with translation MKKFRGVFLKNDKEIGLMREANRIVSTILDELGENVKPGISTMFLEDICRSMCDQYDVRPAFLGYQGFPFALCCSVNEEIVHGFPSKERILNEGDIVSVDMGVVFKGFYGDSARTFAVGQVSDEAKKLMDVTKKSLYKGIEKAIPGNNLYDISAAVQSYVEGFGFGIVRRFVGHGIGSHLHEKPEIPNFVPKGMSGVPLKAGMVLAIEPMVTLGSYEVEVLEDQWTAVTKDRKLSAHFEHTIAVTSDGPRILSSTD
- the secY gene encoding preprotein translocase subunit SecY, producing MSGVDNIARLPELRKKLLWTFALLAVYRMGIHIPIPGVDSAALTEFFAQAQNTLFGIFDMFSGGGLSNMSIFALGIMPYISASIILQLLTVVSPELKRLQKEEGEAGRKKITQYTRYGTVLITIVQGFAIATGLESMSSPTGAPMVLFSGISFKLITILTLTAGTVFLMWLGEQMTEKGIGNGISLIIYAGIIAGLPAAVINTIQLMTVGEITLFILLFLILVMIVTLAFIVFMERGQRRIPIHYAKRQQGRRMFGGQTTHLPLKINTAGVIPPIFASSILMFPATLAQFSNNEFLQDFAAFMSPTSIVYNLLFIGIIIFFCYFYTAIMFDPKGIAENIQKQGGFIPGIRPGNRTREYIDRVLSRITLWGAFYVSAVCVLPMVLISKFSVPFYFGGTSLLIVVGVAMDFMGQVESYLISRQYEGLMGKAGKLKGRH